The genomic region GCTTCCGTCCGTCCCGCGAATATTGGAAAGCCTCTAATAAGGTCTTCAAGCGAAGTCTTAAGCATAGCGCGGGACGTATCAAAAGGTTTTACTGCCGAAAGTTTTTAACAGCCTTTGCGCTTTTTTCTTTGCCGACTTTCGAATGCTTCCCTTCAGGTTCAAATTCCTTTAAGAACCTTTCCGCCTTATATTCGGATTTTTTTTGAGCGTCGGAAAGCATTTTATGCATTTTCAAAACGGTCGCTTGCTTTTCGGCAAGAGAGTCTCCGCGCGCGGAGGCTTCAAGTTCAAACATGTTAAGGGCGGCAAAAAGGTTTAAAGATCTCTCCGAAGCTTCTTTATTAAACCACAGCACTCCGCCGAACTCATTCACACCGCACAAGGCGGCAGAAAAGTCGCTTTTCATCATGAGCTTTGCAACCGGATACGCGTCCTTCTTTATTCCGCTCTTTGAAGCCCCGTCGTTAAGTCTTTGCTTTTTAAAAGGAACAAATCCGCCAAGGATGAACATCGTTTCAAGATCTCTATACAAGTCGGGAGCGGCTATTCCCGCATCGGCGAAGAAGGCGCAAAATTTTCTGGGTAAGGCCCATTTCAGTGCGGACGAAGTTTTTGCAAAACTGCCTGCCGCCGCCACGCAGAATAAGGCGTTTAGCGGCAGAGGATTTTTTGCCGCAAATTTTGAAAACATATCTTTTTTTGACGACCTAAGATCTCGGGCGTTTTTGACGAGAATTCCGATTTTTTTTGAAAACATGCGGAATTCTTTTTCAGGCGTAAAAGAGGCCGATTTTACGGCGACCACCGTCTTTGCAGTATCCGCAGACTTTACAGCGCCCTTGGACTTTTCAGTAGTCGCCGACTTTAAGCTTTTATTGCCCGGCGAGGCTTCTTTTGCGTAAAACTCTGCGGCCGCGGAATAAAAGGCGAGCGCATGCGGTTTTATCTTGCCGAGGATCGAATTTAGCGATACGGAAGCCGGGCGAGCAGAATCTGTGCGGCTGTCGATGGTCGCGCGGGTCGTCGAGCCGTTTTCTGCAGTGTCCGCATAGGCGGAAGCGTTGCCTTCGGCAGTATACGTGTCGCCAGCGTCTTTTAATCCCTTGTCGGACTTTGCCCTGCCACCGCTTTTTGCCGGAATATTCGGAGGATATAAAATTCCGTTTACGGATCTTATAAATTCGGCCGACATAAAGGCGCCCATCGCTTCGTATAGTTCCCTGTATGCAAGTTCCTGCCATGCAATTTCCAGATCTGGAACGCCCTTACCCGCCAAACTTCTGCACAAAATTCCCCATTTGCCGTCCGCCGCGTCTGAAACTTCGCGTATGTCAAGCAGAACCTGGGTTTCAAACCCGTTCAAGCTTACGAACAGGCCGTTTTCGCATATGTCGGAGCTTTCGCGCACATACCAAAGGCCGCTCGATAGATCGCGGAATATACAATATCTTCCTTGCTCCGAAGAAAGCCCCAACCCTTCTCCTATGCTTCTGGAGCGCATTTGAACTTCGCCTTCGCCTCCCGTATTTACCGCATAGGGAACCGACTGCTTTATCGTGCCGAAAGCCCTATCGTATTTATTGTTATAAAAAACTACGGCCTTTTCGTCGCCGCATCGGTTTGAATACGCAAAGATATTCTCATTTACAAAAGAACCGTTCCATACGTCGAAGAACAAAAAATCGTCAATCTGGGCAAAGAGGTAACGCTTTTTCATGAGAGGAAAGATCACTTTGCGATGACGCTCTATAAGACCTTCGTCGGGAACTTCGTGTTTGTAAGCCTTCGTATATTCCATGCCGTATTTTTCTTCAAAGCCTTCGATCTGTCCGTGGCCGAACAGGGGAAGACCCGGCATCGTTACCATAAGGGTGCATACGCCGAAATACTTGTCGCCCTTGCCGAACTGGGCAACGGCGGTTTCTTCATCAGGGTTATTCATAAAATTGACGAAGCGTTTTAAAACCTGCGGATCAAAGGAGAGCGTGTTCTTTACGGTGTCCCGATATTTTTGATTTTCCTCTTTTTTAAGCATATTCATAAACGCGCTGTTGTACACGCGGTGCATTCCAAGGGTGCGCACAAAATATCCTTCCATCATCCAAAACGCTTCGGCCAAAAGCAGCGTGTCGGGAACTTCTTTTGCAACCCTGTCGACAACTTCACGCCAAAATTCCTGAGGAATAGCGTCTTCAAACTGTTTCGTAGACAGCTGTGTTTCGCTTCTTGTAGCTATGTCACCGCCCCTTCCCGGCTCGGGATACCAAAGGCGCCGTATGTGTTTTTTTGCCAAAACCATGGCCGCGTCGAACCTGATTATGGGAAAATTTCTTGCGACATGCAAAATTTTTTGGATTATTTCTTCACGGGCGGCAGGATTTAAAAAATCGATTTGAGCCGTATCGTTCCACGGCATGCCCGTTCCGTCGTTACCGTGATAAATATAGCGAACGTCGCCCGTAGCCTTATCCACCCGCTTAAAAACGACGGCGCAGTCCGATCTGTTGTAATAGTGGTCTTCAAGGTATATGCCTATGCGCGGGTCGTGAGAAAGATCTTCCCCGTTAAAAGTGTATTGGGGGAAAGGATTGTCTTTGCGCTGGATAAACAGATCCGGTTTTTCGGAAATCCAGCGGGAATCCATTCCCGTATGATTCGGAACCATGTCGGATGCAAGCCTTATTCCGCGCTTCCAGAGACGGAACCTAAGGTCGTTTACCGCGTCCCAGCCGCCGATATTCGCTGCGATATCGTAATCGTAAAGGCTGTAAGCGCTCGCGGCCGCCTCGGGGTTTCCGCACAGCTGTTTTATGCGGCGGCTTGCAGAGCTGCGTTCCCACAAACCTATGAGCCAAAGCCCCGTAAAACCTTCGTCGGCAAGAATATTTATCTCTTCGTCGGGAATTTGATCCAAACGCGTTATGCTTCTGTTATATTTTTTGCCGAGTTGATCAAGCCAAACTAGGACGGATTTTGCCATAAGAACCACTTTCGGCATCCATTCCCGGTCGGGACTAAACCTTTCGTACTCGTTCATTAAATTTTCATAACTGTACGCCGACATGTCGGGAAGAGCTCCGCCCGCATTCGGCGCCCTCCAAGCGGCTTTAGCTTCTTCGGAAAGAAGGTCAAGCGAAGACAGGAGAAGCAAAATTATTTTTGCAAGCTCGGGGAAAAACGGAACCCAATGTTTTCTTATGTATTCCAGCTGGCCGCGTAAGTCGTTAGGGCTGAAAATTACAGGTTCCCTCAGCATGGTGATAAGATCGTGACTGAACGGTCCGAACACGGGTTTTGTTTTAAAAAACGTTTTTATCTCCGTCCATGCATCCTTGTATATTGAAAGCTCTTTAAGAGGCGAATCGTCAAACAAAATTTTAAAAGGTTTGAAAGCCGGATTTTCGTTTGCAAGATAAAGCAGAACGAGCTCTTCCAAAACGCTTTCTCGGTTTTCCCTTTCCGCTCGGACGCCTTTGTCGAACGCTTTTTGATTTAAAAAATCACGGGCGGTAATCTTTTGCGCATACACTTCCGTAGGCGGAAAATTTTCTACAAAGCAAAGCAGCATGCCGTCGACTTTTTCTTTTCCGAATTTTTTATCAAGCGCTTCCAAGGCTCCAAAAAAAGCGGCTTTGTATTTGTCCCGCCGGTAAATCATGCTTACGATATGAAAAATTTCGTCAATAAGACCCATGGCGTTTAAATTTCCTGCGGAAATTTTCAGCTCCGGAGTTTTTTGCATGTCAAAAAGCGCATTCAGTTTTTGTGCAAAAAGGCGGACGGCGCGAATATTCCTAAAAACGACGTTGCCGGAAGAAGAAAAAAGGGAATCGGCGAAGCCGCACATATCTCTTACAGTTTTACTTACATGAAATTCGTTATACGATACGGGTAAGTCTTTTTTCATCTCTGGCCGCCTTTATCTTTGTGAATTTCAGAAATTCTTTTTATC from Treponema parvum harbors:
- a CDS encoding alpha-amylase family glycosyl hydrolase, yielding MKKDLPVSYNEFHVSKTVRDMCGFADSLFSSSGNVVFRNIRAVRLFAQKLNALFDMQKTPELKISAGNLNAMGLIDEIFHIVSMIYRRDKYKAAFFGALEALDKKFGKEKVDGMLLCFVENFPPTEVYAQKITARDFLNQKAFDKGVRAERENRESVLEELVLLYLANENPAFKPFKILFDDSPLKELSIYKDAWTEIKTFFKTKPVFGPFSHDLITMLREPVIFSPNDLRGQLEYIRKHWVPFFPELAKIILLLLSSLDLLSEEAKAAWRAPNAGGALPDMSAYSYENLMNEYERFSPDREWMPKVVLMAKSVLVWLDQLGKKYNRSITRLDQIPDEEINILADEGFTGLWLIGLWERSSASRRIKQLCGNPEAAASAYSLYDYDIAANIGGWDAVNDLRFRLWKRGIRLASDMVPNHTGMDSRWISEKPDLFIQRKDNPFPQYTFNGEDLSHDPRIGIYLEDHYYNRSDCAVVFKRVDKATGDVRYIYHGNDGTGMPWNDTAQIDFLNPAAREEIIQKILHVARNFPIIRFDAAMVLAKKHIRRLWYPEPGRGGDIATRSETQLSTKQFEDAIPQEFWREVVDRVAKEVPDTLLLAEAFWMMEGYFVRTLGMHRVYNSAFMNMLKKEENQKYRDTVKNTLSFDPQVLKRFVNFMNNPDEETAVAQFGKGDKYFGVCTLMVTMPGLPLFGHGQIEGFEEKYGMEYTKAYKHEVPDEGLIERHRKVIFPLMKKRYLFAQIDDFLFFDVWNGSFVNENIFAYSNRCGDEKAVVFYNNKYDRAFGTIKQSVPYAVNTGGEGEVQMRSRSIGEGLGLSSEQGRYCIFRDLSSGLWYVRESSDICENGLFVSLNGFETQVLLDIREVSDAADGKWGILCRSLAGKGVPDLEIAWQELAYRELYEAMGAFMSAEFIRSVNGILYPPNIPAKSGGRAKSDKGLKDAGDTYTAEGNASAYADTAENGSTTRATIDSRTDSARPASVSLNSILGKIKPHALAFYSAAAEFYAKEASPGNKSLKSATTEKSKGAVKSADTAKTVVAVKSASFTPEKEFRMFSKKIGILVKNARDLRSSKKDMFSKFAAKNPLPLNALFCVAAAGSFAKTSSALKWALPRKFCAFFADAGIAAPDLYRDLETMFILGGFVPFKKQRLNDGASKSGIKKDAYPVAKLMMKSDFSAALCGVNEFGGVLWFNKEASERSLNLFAALNMFELEASARGDSLAEKQATVLKMHKMLSDAQKKSEYKAERFLKEFEPEGKHSKVGKEKSAKAVKNFRQ